In Pseudomonas sp. Q1-7, the genomic window GCGGCAGACGTCGACGTCGATGCCCTTGTAGTTGCCTTTGGCATCGGCGTAGGAGAAGCCCGGGAGGCCGTCACTGATGCCGCATTGCACGTAACCTTTCTTCTTCACCGCGTCCAGGGTGGCGCCCGCCTGCGCGAAACCGCTGACACCGAGAACGGTTGCCGCGGTCAGCACGGCCAGGGTGGATTTCACCATCTTCATCAAAACCTCCAGTTGCTTTTATTGGTGTTGGAGTCTCGGTCCCACCGCCGTACCCTCGTGAGGCAGGTTCAACCTTTCATGCACTGGAAAAGGTCAACCGGGGTGTCGGACCTAAGGAAGGAGTCTAGTTGGCGCTGCTCCGCTCGCCACCAGACCTTTCCTCGCCCATTGGTCAAATGGGCTGGAGACGGATTGCGACCACCCTGAATGCCACCAGGCGATCACTTGCAAGGCAGTGGCCGAAGCCGCTACCCAACCCGTTGCACGCCTGGTGTTACCGCAAACCGGGGCGTGTTTCGATCTGCTGCTGATTAGCAAAGGGCGTACCAGCCAGGTGCCAGTAGGCCTATTCCGATAGGTCAATAGGTAAAGTTTTAGCCTTGCGACATCTTCTTCAGTTATCAAACCGTCCTCACGGACGGCATTGCCTCATTTTTGTGCAGATGCACCACAACGGAGCCACACATGAGCGACACACTGATTCTCGAGCCCACACATCGCGCCGATGCCTGCGTTATCTGGCTCCACGGCCTGGGCGCGGACCGTTACGACTTCCTGCCGGTCGCCGAGGCCCTGCAAGAGGTCCTGGGCACCACCCGCTTTGTGCTGCCGCAGGCGCCGACCCGTGCGGTCACTATCAATGGCGGCTGGTCCATGCCGTCCTGGTACGACATCCTCGCCATGAGTCCGGAGCGCGCCATCGACGAGGCGCAACTGGAGGCGTCGGCGGCGCAGGTGGTGGCCCTGCTGCAGGCACAGGTCGATGGCGGCATCGAGCCCCGGCGCATTTTCCTCGCCGGTTTCTCCCAGGGCGGCGCCGTGGTGCTGCACACCGCCTTCCTGAGCTGGACGGACGAGCTGGGCGGGGTACTGGCGCTGTCCACCTACGCGCCGACCTTCACTGACGGGATGACGCTGCCGGATACAAAACGACAACTGCCGGTCCTTTGCTTGCATGGCACCTTTGATGACGTGGTGCTGCCCGCGATGGGCCGCGCTGCCCACGATCGCCTCGCTGCTGCCGGGGTTCCCGTGGCGTGGCGCGACTATCCGATGGCCCACGAGGTATTGCCACAGCAGATCCGCGACATCGGCGCCTGGCTGGTGGAGCGTCTGCATAGCTGACCCAACCCCACAGAACAAGAAGCGACCATGGCCCAGACATCCGCCCCGCCCATCGCCACCCTGCGCGATATCGAAGCAATCGAACGTCTTTCCCTGGAAGAACGCGGCATGCCGGACAGCACCTATGAGCTGATTCGGCGCAGCGCCGAACGCCATCCGCAGAAGCGCGCGATGACCTTCCTGCTCCAGGGCGACGCCAACGAAACGCCCTATGAGCTGAGCTACGGTCAATTGCTGGCGCGGGTCACCCAGGCCGCCAACGCCTTCCACCACTTGGGCGTGCGGCCGGGCAAGGCGGTGTCCTTCCTGCTGCCCAACCTGCCGCAGACCCACTTCACGATCTGGGGCGGCGAGGCGGCCGGCGTGGTCAACGCCATCAACCCGCTGCTGGAGCCCGAGCACATCGCCGAGCTGATCCAGGCGGCCGACTCCAGGGTGCTGGTGACCCTGGCGCCATTCCCCGGCACCGACCTCTGGGACAAGGTGGCCGGCCTGCGGGAGCGCCTGCCGGAGCTGGAGGCCATCGTCACGGTGGACCTCGCCAACCTGCTGCCCGAGCCGCAGCGCAGTGCCATCAAGGCGCAACGCGGCAACTGGTCCGATGGCGTGCTGGACTTCGACGAACTGCTCGACCGCTTCCCCGACGATCACCTGCAGAGCGGCCGGGTGATCGCGCCGGACGACGTCGCCTCCTACTTCCATACCGGTGGCACCACCGGTACGCCCAAACTGGCGCCCCACAGCCACCGCAACGAGGTGGCCATGGCGATGATCCTGGCCTACGCCATCAACCTGGGGGAGGGCGACAACACCCTCTGCGGCCTGCCGCTGTTCCACGTCAACGGCGTGATGGTGACCGGGCTCGCCCCGTTCTTCGCCGGCGCCGAGATTCTCGTCGCCACGCCCCAGGGCTACCGCAACCCGCATTTGATCCAGAACTTCTGGAAAGTCATCGAGCGCTACCGGGTGAGTTTCTTCAGTGGCGTGCCGACCATCTACGCGGGCCTGCTGCAGGTGCCCAGCGAAGGCCATGACCTGTCCAGCCTGCGTTACGCCCTGTGTGGCGCGGCCCCCATGCCGGTGGAGCTGATCCGCCAGTTCGAGGCCAAGACCGGCCTCAGGCTGATCGAGGGCTACGGCCTCACCGAAGCCACCTGCGGCACCTGCGGCAACCCTGCCCATGGCGAGCGCCGGCCCGGTTCCATCGGCATGCGCATGCCCTACTGCCAGGTGAAGATTGCGGTGCTCGACGAGCAGGGCCGCTATCTGCGCGATGCCGCCCCGGACGAGATCGGCAATCTCTGCGTGCGGGGCGTGACCGTGTTCAAGGGTTACCTGCAGGCGAACAAGAACAAGGACATCTGGATCGACGGCGACTGGTTCAACACGGGCGACCTGGGGCGCATGGACGCCGATGGCTACGTCTGGCTCACCGGCCGCAGCAAGGACCTGATCATCCGCGGCGGCCACAACATCGACCCGCAGATGATCGAGGAAGCCCTGCACCGGCATCCGGCCGTGGCCATGGCCGCCGCCGTCGGCAAGCCGGATGACAAGGTCGGCGAACTGCCGGTGGCCTATGTCCAGCTCAAACCCGGCGCCTGCGTCAGCGAGGCGGAGCTGTTGGAGCACGCGGCGCAGCATGTGCCCGAGCGCGCGGCGGTGCCCAAGGATGTCTGGATCATCGACGCCATCCCGGTCACCGCGGTGGGCAAGACCTTCAAGCCGGCGTTGCGTTTCGACGCCATCCGCCGCGCGCTGGAGGATGTTCTGGGCGCCATCGCGCCGGGAGTGAAGGTCGAGGTGGTCGGCGACGACCGCCATGGCCAGGTTGCCGAGATTCGCGCGCCGGGGTTGGATGCGGCGCTGCGGGCACGCCTGGAGGCGCGCATGGCGGGGTATGCGGTGAAGTACCGCCTGCCCTGACGCCAGGGGGGCGAGGGGCCGCTTGCGGGCGGCCCTGCGCTTCCCGGACAGGCACGGATGCGTGTGACGAAATTGTGGCCAACGTCAGGAATCGTCGCGTTCCCCACCGATATCCGGCCGTCTGTCGGCCCAACTTTGGCTGGGCATTGCCAGTCAAAAAGTGCGGGAATACTGTCGCAGCGGGTTAACACCTGAAACAGGGATCGTTAGCGGTGCCGTCCGCTTCGACTGCCATCCGAGGCCGTTGCAGCCATGAAGCATGTCCACTGGCAAGAAGACTTGGCTCTGCTGAGCCGACTGCGTCTGTTCCAGAACGTCACCGCGAACAACCTCGAACAGTTGCTCAAGGAATTCCGTGCCTGCGACCTGGAGGCCGGTGAAATCCTGTTGTCGCCGTTCAACCGCAACCAGTACCTGTATCTGGTCATGAGCGGGCGGCTGAAGGTCTACCTCGGCTCCCTGGACAACAGCCCGGTGAGTAGCATCGAGCCGGGCGAATGTGCTGGCGAGATCAGCTTCATCGACAATGACCATCCTTCGGCCTATGTGGTGGCCAGCGAGCCCACCACAACCCTGCGCCTGCATCGCCAGTCCCTGGTCAAGCTGTTCCAGCAGTCGCCGCAGCTGATGCAGAACCTGCTGGAAGTGCTCTGCGACCGCGTGCGCCAGGGCAACCGGATCATTCTCGACACCGAGCAGAACGCCAAGATCGACACCCTCACCGGGCTCTTCAACCGGCGCTGGCTGGAGCACATCTATCAGCGCGAGAGCACCCGTTGCACCTTTAACGACCAGCCGCTGTCGATGCTCATGCTCGATGTCGACCACTTCAAGGCCTACAACGACTGTCACGGCCACCTGGCCGGCGACTACGCGCTCTGCCTGGTATCCCACACCCTGCGCAACCAGCTGCGGCCCAAGGACAGCATGGCCCGCTATGGGGGCGAGGAGTTCGTCATCCTGCTGCCGGAAATGAACGGCGATGAGGCGCGGACCATCGGCGAACGGCTGCGCAGTAGCCTGGAGCAGATTCCCTCGTTCTATTCGCCGCTGGGGGTGCTGCCCGGCGTGACCGTCTCCATCGGCCTGGCCGAAATGCGCCAGCCGGACAGCCTGCAGGGCCTGATTTCGCGGGCCGACACGGCGCTCTACCAGGCCAAGCAGGAAGGGCGTAACCGCCTGAATGGGTAGGGCGCCTTAGTCCTTCTGGTGAACGAATCGCACCCCGAGGACGCCTCGGCCTGGATTTCGGCTTCCCTCGAACGTCTGTTTGCTAGAGTCCGTTCACTACACAGACAGCCGGGAAGCTGGACATGCGTAAACTTTCGATCGTTTTACTGCTGCTATTGGCCGTTGGCCTGGGGATTTTCTTCTACCTGCCAGGGTTCCTCGACCGCGAGATGAACACGGTGGCCGTGCCGCCGCCCTACCGCGCCTCGGACGACGCCGAGAATCTGCACAAGACCCTGTTCGTCGCCGACCTGCACGACGACGCCCTGCTGTGGAACCGCAACCTGCTGGAGCGCCATGACTTCGGCCACAGCGACCTGCCGCGTCTGCTGGAAGGCCATGTCGGCCTGCAGGTGTTCTCCACCGTCACCAAGACCCCACGCGGCCTCAACTACGAAAGCAATGGCGCCGACAGCGACGACATCACCCTGCTGGCGATGGCCCAGCGCTGGCCGCGCGCAACCTGGAGCAGCCTGCTGGAGCGCGCCCTGTACCAGGGCCGGAAACTCGAAGAGGCCGCCGCCGGCAGCCGGGGCAAGCTGACCCTGGTGCGCAGCCGCGACGACTTCGCCGGCTATCTCGCGGCCTGGGAGAAGGCCCCGAACCAAGTCGCCGCCATCCTCGCCACCGAGGGCCTGCACCCGCTGGAAGGCAAGCTGGAGAACGTCGACCGCATGTACGACGCGGGTTTCCGCATCATGGGCCTGACCCATTTCTTCGATAACGAAGTCGGCGGTTCCGCCCACGGCCTGGAGAAGGGCGGCCTGACCCCCTTCGGCCGCCGAGTGATCGCCCGCCTCGAAGAAAAGAAGATGCTGGTCGACCTGGCCCACGCGTCCCGTGCGCTGATCGACGACGTGCTGGCCATGGCCGAGCGCCCGGTGCTGGTATCCCACACCGGCGTCGAAGGCACCTGCCCGGGGCCCCGCAACCTGAGCGACGCGCACATCCAGCGCATCGCCGCCACCGGCGGGGTCATCGGCATCGGCTACTGGGACGGCGCGGTCTGCGATACCTCGGTGGCCGCCATCGTCAAGGCCATGCGCTATGTCGTCGACAAGGTGGGCGTGCGGCATGTCGCCCTGGGGTCGGACTTCGACGGTGCGGTGCATACGCCCTTCGATACCAGTGGCCTGGCACAGCTGACCCAGGGCCTGAAGGCGGCCGGGTTCAGCGAGGCGGACATCGCCGCCATCATGGGCGGCAATGTCCGCCGGCTGCTGCTGGAGAGTCTTCCTTAGTCCGCGTCAAGTCCTTGAATGCCCGCAGCACTTCGCCCTGCGGGCATCTTGCTTTACACTGGCGGCCGTTCATTCCTTAACCAATCGACGAGACCACCGTGCTCAAGGCACTCAAGAAGATATTCAGCAAGGGTGAAGAGCCGCAGGCCAGCCCCGCCCCCACCGCTCCAGCCCCCGCCCGTACCGAGAAGGAAGAGCGTCCGGCCAAACCGAAGAAAGCGCCTCGTGCAGCAGGCGAAAAGGCCGAAGGCTCCAGCGAACGTCCGCCCCGTGGCGAGAAAAAGCCGCGCGGCGACAAGCCCAAGTCCGACAAACCGCGTCGCGAGCGCCCGGCCAAGGCGGCCGCGCCTGTGGATACCTGGAAGCTCGAGGATTTCGTGGTGGAGCCCCAGGAGGGCAAGACCCGCTTCCATGACTTCAACCTCGATCCGCGGCTGATGCACGCGATCCACGACCTCGGCTTCCCCTACTGCACCCCGATCCAGGCCCAGGTCCTCGGCCACACCCTCAGGGGCAAGGACGCCATCGGCCGTGCCCAGACCGGCACCGGCAAGACCGCCGCCTTCCTCATCTCCACCATCACCCAGTTGCTGCAGACCCCGCCGCCGAAAGAACGCTACATGGGCGAACCCCGCGCACTGATCATCGCGCCGACCCGCGAGCTGGTGGTGCAGATCGCCAAGGACGCCCAGGCGCTGACCAAGTACAGCGGCCTCAGTGTCATGAGCTTCGTCGGCGGCATGGACTTCGACAAGCAGCTCAGGCAACTGGAGTCGCGCTTCTGCGACATCCTGGTGGCCACCCCCGGCCGCCTGCTGGACTTCAACCAGCGCGGCGAGGTGCACCTGGACATGGTCGAGGTGATGGTGCTGGACGAAGCCGACCGCATGCTCGACATGGGCTTCATTCCGCAGGTCCGCCAGATCATTCGCCAGACCCCGTACAAGGGCGAGCGTCAGACCCTGCTGTTCTCCGCCACCTTCACCGAAGACGTGATGAACCTGGCCAAGCAGTGGACCGTCGACCCCGCCATCGTCGAGATCGAGCCGGAGAACGTCGCCAGCGAGACCGTCGAACAGCACGTCTACGCCGTGGCCAGCAGCGACAAGTACAAGCTGCTGTACAACCTGGTGGCGCAGAACAACTGGGAGCGGGTGATGGTGTTCGCCAACCGCAAGGACGAGGTGCGCCGCATCGAGGAGCGCCTGACCAAGGACGGCATCAGCGCCGCCCAGATGTCCGGCGACGTGCCTCAGCACAAGCGTATCCGCACCCTGGAAGGCTTCCGTGAAGGCAAGATCCGTGTGCTGGTGGCCACCGACGTGGCCGGCCGTGGCATCCACATCGACGGCATCAGCCACGTGATCAACTTCACCCTGCCGGAAGACCCGGACGACTACGTCCATCGCATCGGCCGTACCGGCCGTGCCGGCGCCAGTGGCACCTCCATCAGCTTCGCTGGCGAGGACGACGCCTTCGCCCTGCCGCCGATCGAGGAGCTGCTGGGGCGCAAGATCAACTGCGAGATGCCCCCGACCGAACTGCTCAAACCGGTGCCGCGCAAGCACCACTGAGCCTCGGCGGAATGAATAAAGGCGAAGCCACGTGGCTTCGCCTTTTTCTTTGGGGGTGGGGAGACCTGCGGTCTCCTTGGCGATTGAAATGGCTATGTTCGCGTTAGCTGTTATGGTTTCAGACGGAGGGCCCTAGCGCGGTTCGTTCAGGCCTCTGCGCCAGCCTGACACAGCCCTCTCCCCCGCCCCTCTCCCGTAAGCGGGCGAGGGGTGACTCGCGCCGACAAGGTGCAAACAGTCCTGAAGCCACCAGCGGTCTGACACCGAGCAGAGAAAGGTGGGGCAGCGACCCCGCCCCGTCAGGAGGCCGAGCGGAATCCTTGCAGAGGGGGACGAGCGGCATGGATGCCGCGAGAGGCGTGCGGGGCCATGGATGGCCCCTCACGCCGTGCCCCCGGCGCAAGGATGCAGCGAGGGCACCCGACGCAGTCGGGCCGGATGCAGGGGCAAGCCATTTGGTTACTTTCGGC contains:
- a CDS encoding acyl-CoA synthetase codes for the protein MAQTSAPPIATLRDIEAIERLSLEERGMPDSTYELIRRSAERHPQKRAMTFLLQGDANETPYELSYGQLLARVTQAANAFHHLGVRPGKAVSFLLPNLPQTHFTIWGGEAAGVVNAINPLLEPEHIAELIQAADSRVLVTLAPFPGTDLWDKVAGLRERLPELEAIVTVDLANLLPEPQRSAIKAQRGNWSDGVLDFDELLDRFPDDHLQSGRVIAPDDVASYFHTGGTTGTPKLAPHSHRNEVAMAMILAYAINLGEGDNTLCGLPLFHVNGVMVTGLAPFFAGAEILVATPQGYRNPHLIQNFWKVIERYRVSFFSGVPTIYAGLLQVPSEGHDLSSLRYALCGAAPMPVELIRQFEAKTGLRLIEGYGLTEATCGTCGNPAHGERRPGSIGMRMPYCQVKIAVLDEQGRYLRDAAPDEIGNLCVRGVTVFKGYLQANKNKDIWIDGDWFNTGDLGRMDADGYVWLTGRSKDLIIRGGHNIDPQMIEEALHRHPAVAMAAAVGKPDDKVGELPVAYVQLKPGACVSEAELLEHAAQHVPERAAVPKDVWIIDAIPVTAVGKTFKPALRFDAIRRALEDVLGAIAPGVKVEVVGDDRHGQVAEIRAPGLDAALRARLEARMAGYAVKYRLP
- a CDS encoding alpha/beta hydrolase, with the translated sequence MSDTLILEPTHRADACVIWLHGLGADRYDFLPVAEALQEVLGTTRFVLPQAPTRAVTINGGWSMPSWYDILAMSPERAIDEAQLEASAAQVVALLQAQVDGGIEPRRIFLAGFSQGGAVVLHTAFLSWTDELGGVLALSTYAPTFTDGMTLPDTKRQLPVLCLHGTFDDVVLPAMGRAAHDRLAAAGVPVAWRDYPMAHEVLPQQIRDIGAWLVERLHS
- a CDS encoding GGDEF domain-containing protein encodes the protein MKHVHWQEDLALLSRLRLFQNVTANNLEQLLKEFRACDLEAGEILLSPFNRNQYLYLVMSGRLKVYLGSLDNSPVSSIEPGECAGEISFIDNDHPSAYVVASEPTTTLRLHRQSLVKLFQQSPQLMQNLLEVLCDRVRQGNRIILDTEQNAKIDTLTGLFNRRWLEHIYQRESTRCTFNDQPLSMLMLDVDHFKAYNDCHGHLAGDYALCLVSHTLRNQLRPKDSMARYGGEEFVILLPEMNGDEARTIGERLRSSLEQIPSFYSPLGVLPGVTVSIGLAEMRQPDSLQGLISRADTALYQAKQEGRNRLNG
- a CDS encoding dipeptidase codes for the protein MRKLSIVLLLLLAVGLGIFFYLPGFLDREMNTVAVPPPYRASDDAENLHKTLFVADLHDDALLWNRNLLERHDFGHSDLPRLLEGHVGLQVFSTVTKTPRGLNYESNGADSDDITLLAMAQRWPRATWSSLLERALYQGRKLEEAAAGSRGKLTLVRSRDDFAGYLAAWEKAPNQVAAILATEGLHPLEGKLENVDRMYDAGFRIMGLTHFFDNEVGGSAHGLEKGGLTPFGRRVIARLEEKKMLVDLAHASRALIDDVLAMAERPVLVSHTGVEGTCPGPRNLSDAHIQRIAATGGVIGIGYWDGAVCDTSVAAIVKAMRYVVDKVGVRHVALGSDFDGAVHTPFDTSGLAQLTQGLKAAGFSEADIAAIMGGNVRRLLLESLP
- the rhlB gene encoding ATP-dependent RNA helicase RhlB; the protein is MLKALKKIFSKGEEPQASPAPTAPAPARTEKEERPAKPKKAPRAAGEKAEGSSERPPRGEKKPRGDKPKSDKPRRERPAKAAAPVDTWKLEDFVVEPQEGKTRFHDFNLDPRLMHAIHDLGFPYCTPIQAQVLGHTLRGKDAIGRAQTGTGKTAAFLISTITQLLQTPPPKERYMGEPRALIIAPTRELVVQIAKDAQALTKYSGLSVMSFVGGMDFDKQLRQLESRFCDILVATPGRLLDFNQRGEVHLDMVEVMVLDEADRMLDMGFIPQVRQIIRQTPYKGERQTLLFSATFTEDVMNLAKQWTVDPAIVEIEPENVASETVEQHVYAVASSDKYKLLYNLVAQNNWERVMVFANRKDEVRRIEERLTKDGISAAQMSGDVPQHKRIRTLEGFREGKIRVLVATDVAGRGIHIDGISHVINFTLPEDPDDYVHRIGRTGRAGASGTSISFAGEDDAFALPPIEELLGRKINCEMPPTELLKPVPRKHH